The uncultured Pseudodesulfovibrio sp. genome contains the following window.
CCAGCGCTATACGCATCTGGACATGCAGCGCATCATGCAGGTATACGACCACGCGCACCCGCTGGCGGGAGAGCATAAAAACGATACCGACAAAGACTGAACGGAGACCACCCATGGACAATCCCCTGGTTCTTCTGGAAACCCCGGAAGGCGAAATCCTGATCGAACTTTTCCCTGACAAGGCCCCGAAAACCGTTGAAAACTTCCTCCAGTACGTGGACGACGAATTCTACGACGGCACCCTGTTCCACCGGGTCATCAAGGGCTTCATGATCCAAACCGGCGGCCTGACCTTTTCCATGCAGGAGAAGGAAACCCGCGAGCCCATCGAGAACGAGGCCACCAACGGCCTGAAGAACGTCAAAGGCACCGTGGCCATGGGCCGCTTGCCCGAGCCGCACAGCGCCACCTCCCAGTTTTACATCAACGTGGCCGACAACGCCGACCTGGACCACACCGGTGAGGATGACGAAAACTTCGGCTACTGCGTGTTCGGCGAGGTCGTGGATGGCATGAACGTGGCCGAAAAAATCAGCAAGATCCGCACTCACTCCTACCAGGGCTTCGACGACGTCCCCAAAGACCCCATCTCGATTATTACTGCCCGTCGGTTCGAGTAGGTCGGCTTCCGATAGCGGGCCATCTGCACATTTTTTTCGTGGACTTTCATCCTTACGTAGGCGGCAACGCTGCGGTGAAAGCCCCCGGAAGAAAATGCACATATGACCCACTCTCGAAAGCCTATTCCGAGCGAGGGTGGCTGAGCCGTTGTCGAGTGCTTCGCACCTATGCGTCGGGGGCAAAAATACGCGTCCCTACCCCGCGAAGCGGCGCTAAAAAGTTTGGAAGGGGAGTCCAGAGGGGAAACTTTTTCAAAAGTTTCCCCTCTGGCCGCCGGAGGCATTTTTGAATAAAAAAAGGGCCGCCCAATTGGGCGGCCCTTTTATGTTGAATGACTTTTCAGCCTACTTGTTGAGCACGTCCTTGAGACGCTGGGCGGCCTGTTCCTTGGTGTCGGCGATTTTCTGACCGACTTCCTGGTATTTGCGCTCGGCCTCTTCACTGAGGGAGCCCATCAGTTCCTTGACGGTGATGATCTTGTCGACCAGGTAGGCGTTGGCGCCGCAGAAGGCGAAGCCGTTCTTGAGCTTGCCCTTGTAGGCGTTCACCAGGGCTTGGGCGATGCAGTAGGGCGACTTGTCCTCGGCGCAGGAGTGCAGGCATTTGTGCACGCACTTCTTGGGATGCTTGAGGCCGGCGGTCACGGCATCGAGGAAGGTGTTCTTCAGGGCGCGGCCGGGCATGCCCACCGGGCTCTTGATGATGGTCACGTCCTCGGCCTTGGCGTTGATGTAGGCCTGTTTGAAGGCCATGTCCGCGTCGCATTCCTCGGTGGCCACGAACCGGGTGCCCATCTGCACGCCGGAGGCGCCCATTTCGAGGTAGCGGGCGATGTCCTCGCCGGTGTACACGCCGCCCGCGGCGATGACCGGGATCGGCTTTTCATGCTTGTCGCGGTAGGGCTGAACGGCCTCAACCACCTGGGCCAGGATGTTTTCCAGCTGGTACTCGGGGTCGTCGATCTGCTCGGCCTTGAAGCCGAGGTGTCCGCCCGCCTTGGGGCCTTCAACCACGAAGCCGTCGGGCAGGTAGTTGAAGCGGCTGGCCCACTTACGGCAGAGGATGGAAGCCGCGCGGCCCGAGGAGACGATGGGAACCAGCTTGGTGCGCAGTTCCTCCTTCATTTCGTCGGAGACCTCGCGCAGATATTTGGGCAGTTCCATGGGCAGGCCCGCGCCGGAGATGATCACGTCCACCTTTTCACGGATGGAAGTGCGGACCATGTCGCCGTAGTTGGTCAGGGCGCACATGATGTTCACGCCGAGCAGGCCGTCGGTCATCTTGGCCCGCGCCTTGCGGATTTCATCGATGAGGCTGCGTCGGTCGGCGCCTTCAGGGTCCTTGGCGCGAAGGGGATCGCGCATGCCGATCATGGACGTCGCGATGACGCCCACGCCGCCTTCGTTGGCCACCGCACTGGCCAGCCCGGAAAGGGAAATGCCAACGCCCATGCCGCCCTGAATAATGGGCAGACGGGCAGTGATGTCACCAAAATTGAGACTGGGAAGTTTCATTTATATATACCTCGCGTAAAGCTGATAATTAGCTGTCCATTGCCTGAATCCAAGCCCAAGTCAAGATAAACGGATGTTTCAAATAGACGTTACGAATTCGTGACGTGCTCTTTTACGACCAATTCCGCAAAATACATGGAGCTGGTGAAGGCCGGAGAGATGGAATTGAGGATGTGAATGCTGTTTTCCGCCTCTTCTATGACGAAATCCATAACCAGCTGGCTGGTTTTAATATTTACGAGTTGAGGCCGAATACCCGCTTTGGCGGTGGGCAACATGTCTTCAGGGGCGATTTCCTTGACCAGCTTGGCCGCGTCGTTGAAGAAGTGCTTGAAGAAGTATTTGCGCGGTTCCTCCAGGGCGATGGTCCGGAACTTTTTGTTTTCCATGAACATGCGCATATCGCGGAAGAGGATATTCAGCACCTCGCCGTCCAGCCCCTTGAGGATGCCGTAGTTCTCTCGCCCGAAGGCCGGGATGGCCGTGGGCCCGACATACACGTCACCGTGCACGCTGCGGGTGAAGTGCACGCCAAGGAACGGGTTCTTGATGTTCGGGACCGGGTAGATGGACCCGTTGATGCGGTCGGCAGCGGACTTTTTGAGCACTCGGTAGATGCCCTTAAAGGGCAGCAGACGATAATTCTCGCCAATGCCGAATGCCTGGGCGACCTTGTCGCTGTAGGCTCCGGCCGCGTTGATGAAAAGCTTGTAGCCGATGTCACCTTGGGTGGTGGCCACCTTGTCGTGTCCGGCCGTTCCGGTGAACCGGGTGTCGAAGAAAAAGCGGACCTTGCCGCTGGTCTCCAGTTCCTCTCGCATGGCCTTGAGGATGCGCTTGGGGTCGACCACGCTGGTCAGGGGGGAGTACAGGGCGCGGTCCACGGTGAAGGCGTTGGGCTCGATCTCGGCCAGGCGCTCCTTGTCGATCATCTCGACCACGCCGCCGTTGGCCGTGGCCCGGCGTTTGAGTTCGTCCAGGGTGTCGAGTTCGTCAGGGGTGCGGGCTACGATGACCTTGCCCGACTTGAACAGGGGGAGGCCGTTTTCTTCGCAATAGGCCTGCATGCGGCGGTTGCCCTCCAGGCACATCTTGGCCTTCAGAGTGCCTGGGTCGTAGTAGATGCCGGCATGGAGCACGCCGCTGTTTCGGCCCGAGGCGTGTTTGCCCAGGGCCGGTTCCTTGTCGAAGATGATGATGTCGTCACAGCCTGCCTTGATCAGTTCCCGGGCAATGGTCAGTCCGAGGATACCCGCCCCGCAGATGACGGTATGTGCGTGGTACATGAAGCTTATTCCTTGGTCAGCAGGCAGAGGCCGTATTGGGCGTCCTTTTTGCGAAGCAGTTCGGAGCCCTCGATTTCCATGATCATGACTTCACCCACCAGCCAGACGTCCAGACCGGGGCGGATGCAACCGGTCATGGTTTCGCCGTCGCGGCCCAGAGAGGCGTGCATGTGCAGGACCGGCATGCCGTCTTCATCGGGGTAGAGAGTCCCCAGACCGAGTACTTCGTGGGCTTCACGCACCGGGCAGAGGATGGGGTCGATAATCGGTGCGTCGCCGTCTTTGGGACCGGAGACCACGGTGCCTTTGTCGGCCCCGCCGATGAGAGTGCACAGAGCGGTCTTGATCTCGTGATCCTTGGCGAACTGTTCGAGACAGTCCGGGAGCCGGTCGCCATTTTCCAGGCGCAGGGTGAACACCCTGCCTACTTTGCCTTGGCTGTATTGCATGGAGATTCCTATTTGTTCTTGGGCGGGGTCTGCCCGCACGGTTTGGTGAAATCGCACCACTTGCAGCGGTCACCGGGCCGGGGTTCGAATCGGGCGGCCGTGAGCATGTGTCTGACCAGTGTTCGTATCAGGAGCGGGGCGATCTCGTCCACTGCCTCGTCCACTTCTTCTTCGGTCCACTTGGCTGGAAAGAGCAGTTGCTCCCGCCCGTTTTCGCCCAGTTTGACCAACCCGGCGTTGACCGGAGATTCGCCTTCGGAACGGGCATACAGATGCAGATAGACCGGGAGCTGGACCGAACGCACGGCCTCGGCAAGATTTACAAGCAGATCAGGATCCGCGTCGCCTTCAAGAAAGCCCTCCATACGGTCCAGGAGTTCCATGTCACCCCAGAAACGCGATTTGGGCAGAAGAGCGCCGCCGGTCTTGTAGTCCAGGATGATCACGCCCTGTTCCCGGCGCTCCACGCGATCGATTCGTCCTTTGAAGGGAATGGACAGATCGTCCACGGTCAGCGTGGATTCCAGAGGGTGCTCCAGGCCCAGCAGGGTGGCCGGTTGTTGCGCGGCCACGAACCGTTCGAGGCGGTAGCGCCCGGCTTCCATAAGGGCTGTGCGCGTGTCCAGTGGCAATCGGGCGTAGAGCGGTCCGGCGCGGAAGGTTTCGCTGAAGGCGGATAAGAGCGGGGCCGGGTCCAGGGCTGCCAGATTTTCACCGGTTCCGACATGGGGCAGGAGGAATTCCTTGAGTACGTCGTGGACCAAGGAGCCGAACTCGCTGCGGTCGCCGTCCTCATCAACGGTGTCCACCGGGCGTACACCGGAAAGATACTGGTAGAAGAATCGCTTGGGGCAGCCCATGTAGGTGTCGAGGCCGGAGGGCGACAATCCCTTGGTGATCAGAAAATCGGCCAGGGCCGTACGGAGCGAGTCAGTGGTCGGAACCGACGGCGGCCCAGCAGGCAGGGAGCTTGCCGGGAACGTCACGGTGCGGATTACGCCGTCCTCGGGGGCGACGAGTTTGTTCGCGGCGAGTTCGTGTTCCCACAGGAGTTGTTCCACGAATCGGCTGCGTACGGATTTACCGTCGAGCAAACCAGGCTGGACGCCATTCTGGTAGTAGATGACCGCCTCTTTCGCGCCCATGAGCAGGCGGTAGAAGTTGTAGCCCGATACGTTGTCCCGCTCGCGGGCGTCGGGCAGGCCCAGCAGTTTGCGCAGGGGATCGGGCAGGAGTGGATCGAACGGATTGGTACCGGGCAGCCGCTCCTCCACCGCGTCGAGGATGAAGAGTTTGTCGAAGTGCAGCAGCCGGGTTTCGAGCACGCCCAGGACCTGCAGGCCGGTCAGGGGATCGGGCTCGAAGGAGACGCGCTCCTGGTCGAGCAGGCGGCGCAGGAACGAGTGCAGGGTGGACTGCCCCATGGGTTCGAAACAGGTCTCGGCGCTCTTGAGCTGGGGGATGACAGAGTTGGTCAGCCGGAACAGACACTCGGCGTCCATGAGGTAGGTATGCCACAACCGTTCACCGCGCGCGTGGAGCATCTCGGCCAGTCCGGCCAGGGCCTCTCCCACTTCGGCAAGGGTGTTCACGGACGCAAATGCGGTCAGACAACGGTCCAGGATTTCCTTGAGCAGCGGTTCGGCCACGGCTCGGTCCACGTCCTTGAGCGCGTCGCCGTCCCATTCCGGATCGAACGCCATGGGATCGATGGATTTCTCACCCCGGCGGATAATCGCCTCCCAGAAGTGGAAAACGGTGCGTAGCGGTTTGTCCTCCGGGCCGAGCAGCCGAAGGTAGGGATGCCGGATGAGGGCGATCACGTCCTTCCAGTAATAACGGCCGTCGGGTGCGCGGTTCTCGCGCAGGACCAGCAGGGTCTCGATAAGTCGGGCCAGTGAGGTGCGGGCCAATGGGTAGCCCATGGAAATGTTCGGCTCCAGGTCCGGGTCCACGTTGGGGAGCATATGCAACACGGGCAGTAGCGCGCCTTCGTCAGGGAGAACCACTGCGGTGTGGTCAAGGGTATCGCGTTCCTTGAGCGCGCGCATGTCCTCAGCCAGCCCGGCCAGCTGGGAATGGCGGTCGTATCCCTCGCAGAACTGGATGGTCGGGGCGTGCGGCTCGGTGGTCAGGCCCAGCGGTATTTCCGGGCGTATTCCCCAGCGGGAGAGCCACGCCGTGTGTTCGGCAGTGGCCCAGTGGGCTCGACCTCCCTCGGCCAAGGCCACATCCGAATGGAGCACCGGGGTCAGAATATCCCGCTCCCAAAGGGTACGAAAGAGCCTGTCCTCGGTCCCGCTCAGGGCGTAGAATCCGGCGGCCAGCACGGTCCGGCCATCCAATGCTCCGGCAACCTCTTCTAAATGATCAAGGACAAAGCGGGCGGACAGGCCGGGCGTTGTCCAGCCTCGGGCGTCCAGCCTGGTCAGATACTCGTGGTGAATGGCGCGCAATTGTTCCAGGAGCCCGGCGGCGTAGGCCGAAACCTCGCCTTCCATGTATTCCAGATCCTGGGGTTCCAAATCCTGCCGCAGGAGGTCGTCCATGAGGCGGGCAAGCAGCATGCCCCAAGGAAGAAATTGCTCGCGGTCGAGTTCGGGCAGGCGGGAGAGCAGGCTGCCCGAACGTCCGCGAAGATCGGACACGACGGCATGGAGCATCTCCACCAGATCGAGCTGGTTGGCCTTGACCGGTGGGGTGGGGGAAAGACGGCGGTGCAGGCCTGAGACAAAATCCGCGATGGAGGTCATCTCTGGCATGAACGCCGGTCGCCTCATGGCCGGATGGTTCGCGAGCAGCCCTTTCAGGTGGCGGCGTGGACGGTTGTGGGGAAATAGTATGGTCAGCCTGCCTGGATTGTCCGACTCCGCGACCATGTCCGCCAGCACGGGCATGAAATCCGTCTGCCAGGGGATGAGGAGGATGGAATTCATCTAGGCGTCCCCTTTCACTTCGCGAATCTCGCGCAGGTCCAGGTAGACCAGGAAACCGCGCGGCGCGCCATAATCGTCCATGCCCGTGAGGATATCCATGTATTCGCGTACCTGTACCTCGTTGTGCGGATCGGGACGGCCGGTTTTGAAATCCACGATAACGGACGGCTTGCCGTTGACGAGCAGGTCGAACCGTTTGAACTCGCCGCCCGGGGTCAGGACTTCTGGTTCGCGCACGCCGTGGGCCAGCCACTCGCGCAGCCGGTCGTCGCCCAACGCCCATTCGGCCATGGCTCGTAAATCCAAGTGAAGTTTCTCGCGGTCCGCATCAGACAGCGCGCCCAGTTCGGGGAAATCCTGGACAGCCAGCATCATGGCGCGCTCGATGTCGGCTGTGTCATTGCCCGAGACCATCATGTGTTCCATCACCCGGTGGGCCACTTCGCCGCGCATGCGTTCATTGAAAAAATAGTCGTCGAGGTTGTGGCGGTAGACCCGCAGCCTGGGCAGCCAGCCCATCAGGTCAGCTTTGCCCTCGGCCGGGGGCAGGGCAACCGGTTCGGGACGGGCGGCCTGCATGGACGGTTGCGTTCCGGACGGGGTATCTCCCTGTTCGAATATGCCGTCGTCATCCAGTTCCAGGAATTGGTCCATGGCCTTGAGGACCACCGGATTGGAGACCCGCGCCGTCTCGGGGAAGAAGCCGTACAGCTCCTCGCGCGCCCGGGTCCAGGCCACGTAGAGCAGGTTGAGCTGTTCGCGAACGGCCCGGCCGAGGCTCTCCTGGTAGGGACGGCCCAGGTCCTTTTTCATGGGCACGAGCAAACTGTGCCCCTTGAACTCGCGGACCGTGAAATTGCGGTCCGTATCGGTTTTCCAGTGGTGGAAAGGAACGATGGTCACCGGGAATTCCAGCCCCTTGGATTTGTGGATGGTCATGATGCGCACGGCGTCGATGTTTTCCGGCAGGGGGACCTTTTCCTGGTCGGACTTCTCTTCCCAGTATTCCAGGAAGGCGGACAGAGAGCCGTAGCCGTTCTCTTCCGCCAGATGGATGACCTCAAGGAAGCGGCGCACGTACAGCTCGGCCTCGGGATGGCGTTCCAGCACCCGGAAGACGCGAACGGCTTCCATGGTCAGGTCATAGGGTGTCATCAGCCCGGACTGGTTGTAGAAGGGCTCGATGAGCCGTTGCCAGGGGCCGGGGAAGTCTTCGCGAAACTGTACTCCCAGAGGTTTTTTGCGTGGCTTGATGAGCCAATCCAGCAGCTTGGCCTCGGGCAGCCCGGATTCGGCCAGAAAGAGTTCATGCCCGCCGATGAAGGCCAGGAACGCCGCGTCGTCTCGCGGAAAGTCCAGGAAGCCGAGGAATCCGGCCAACTGCCGGACCACGGGATGGCGGTCCAGTTGCAGGGAGTTTTCGGTGATGACCGGGATATTCTTCTGCACCAGCAGATCACAGACCAGCGTGGCGTGCGTATGGGAGCGGACCAGAATGCCGATGTCCCGGTAATTGCGCCGGGCCGTCAGGTCGTCCATGAGCGCGTCCAGCCGTTCCAGGGTCTGCTCTTCGATCTCTCCTGAGCCGCTCCCCTCGAGTCGCTCCATGCGCACATAGCCGCCGGTATTCAGGTGCTTTTCCGGCAGGGACTGGGCGCAGTCACGGAAACTCTGCAAAATCTGTCCGGCGAATTCGGCGCGGAACCCTGCGTCCGCATCT
Protein-coding sequences here:
- a CDS encoding peptidylprolyl isomerase, with product MDNPLVLLETPEGEILIELFPDKAPKTVENFLQYVDDEFYDGTLFHRVIKGFMIQTGGLTFSMQEKETREPIENEATNGLKNVKGTVAMGRLPEPHSATSQFYINVADNADLDHTGEDDENFGYCVFGEVVDGMNVAEKISKIRTHSYQGFDDVPKDPISIITARRFE
- a CDS encoding PD-(D/E)XK nuclease family protein, which codes for MNSILLIPWQTDFMPVLADMVAESDNPGRLTILFPHNRPRRHLKGLLANHPAMRRPAFMPEMTSIADFVSGLHRRLSPTPPVKANQLDLVEMLHAVVSDLRGRSGSLLSRLPELDREQFLPWGMLLARLMDDLLRQDLEPQDLEYMEGEVSAYAAGLLEQLRAIHHEYLTRLDARGWTTPGLSARFVLDHLEEVAGALDGRTVLAAGFYALSGTEDRLFRTLWERDILTPVLHSDVALAEGGRAHWATAEHTAWLSRWGIRPEIPLGLTTEPHAPTIQFCEGYDRHSQLAGLAEDMRALKERDTLDHTAVVLPDEGALLPVLHMLPNVDPDLEPNISMGYPLARTSLARLIETLLVLRENRAPDGRYYWKDVIALIRHPYLRLLGPEDKPLRTVFHFWEAIIRRGEKSIDPMAFDPEWDGDALKDVDRAVAEPLLKEILDRCLTAFASVNTLAEVGEALAGLAEMLHARGERLWHTYLMDAECLFRLTNSVIPQLKSAETCFEPMGQSTLHSFLRRLLDQERVSFEPDPLTGLQVLGVLETRLLHFDKLFILDAVEERLPGTNPFDPLLPDPLRKLLGLPDARERDNVSGYNFYRLLMGAKEAVIYYQNGVQPGLLDGKSVRSRFVEQLLWEHELAANKLVAPEDGVIRTVTFPASSLPAGPPSVPTTDSLRTALADFLITKGLSPSGLDTYMGCPKRFFYQYLSGVRPVDTVDEDGDRSEFGSLVHDVLKEFLLPHVGTGENLAALDPAPLLSAFSETFRAGPLYARLPLDTRTALMEAGRYRLERFVAAQQPATLLGLEHPLESTLTVDDLSIPFKGRIDRVERREQGVIILDYKTGGALLPKSRFWGDMELLDRMEGFLEGDADPDLLVNLAEAVRSVQLPVYLHLYARSEGESPVNAGLVKLGENGREQLLFPAKWTEEEVDEAVDEIAPLLIRTLVRHMLTAARFEPRPGDRCKWCDFTKPCGQTPPKNK
- a CDS encoding PPC domain-containing DNA-binding protein — its product is MQYSQGKVGRVFTLRLENGDRLPDCLEQFAKDHEIKTALCTLIGGADKGTVVSGPKDGDAPIIDPILCPVREAHEVLGLGTLYPDEDGMPVLHMHASLGRDGETMTGCIRPGLDVWLVGEVMIMEIEGSELLRKKDAQYGLCLLTKE
- the lhgO gene encoding L-2-hydroxyglutarate oxidase: MYHAHTVICGAGILGLTIARELIKAGCDDIIIFDKEPALGKHASGRNSGVLHAGIYYDPGTLKAKMCLEGNRRMQAYCEENGLPLFKSGKVIVARTPDELDTLDELKRRATANGGVVEMIDKERLAEIEPNAFTVDRALYSPLTSVVDPKRILKAMREELETSGKVRFFFDTRFTGTAGHDKVATTQGDIGYKLFINAAGAYSDKVAQAFGIGENYRLLPFKGIYRVLKKSAADRINGSIYPVPNIKNPFLGVHFTRSVHGDVYVGPTAIPAFGRENYGILKGLDGEVLNILFRDMRMFMENKKFRTIALEEPRKYFFKHFFNDAAKLVKEIAPEDMLPTAKAGIRPQLVNIKTSQLVMDFVIEEAENSIHILNSISPAFTSSMYFAELVVKEHVTNS
- a CDS encoding UvrD-helicase domain-containing protein, which codes for MSELRQVKASAGSGKTYQLTRRFLALLDAADERDTPFVCVNRPGRGFTWPEIMAVTFTNKAAAEMKERVVGGLKASALGIEENPACSPETARSTVGAILRRYHRLNIRTIDSLLVLLLRLFALEFGVRPDFEIVFDERELFDAVFDHFLALCETDEDAARLLDSAVGTLIRQEGRNGFWIQDTVRDRLRELTGCVETRTDDLLTDQQAIVGLLTDEYASFRQSVEAMSKHAEETGLPLNKYFRDFLTNCLDMELFDPVPDSASIKKTTVADCVLAKGKGLVDDRSESFYAHLQGKWAEYRQSRAVLAGAYFLAPAIDIGLRLENGLEELQRRQGMVLNSGVAGHVIDLLAEGGAVSEAYCRLGCRLHHLLVDEFQDTNRDQWQAITPLAGECLGKGGSLFFVGDVKQAIYGWRGGDSALFDEVMQQPEIAGLVERPEAENLPDNWRSHRNVVEFNNAFFANLEDPDQAAELADRVLPDADAGFRAEFAGQILQSFRDCAQSLPEKHLNTGGYVRMERLEGSGSGEIEEQTLERLDALMDDLTARRNYRDIGILVRSHTHATLVCDLLVQKNIPVITENSLQLDRHPVVRQLAGFLGFLDFPRDDAAFLAFIGGHELFLAESGLPEAKLLDWLIKPRKKPLGVQFREDFPGPWQRLIEPFYNQSGLMTPYDLTMEAVRVFRVLERHPEAELYVRRFLEVIHLAEENGYGSLSAFLEYWEEKSDQEKVPLPENIDAVRIMTIHKSKGLEFPVTIVPFHHWKTDTDRNFTVREFKGHSLLVPMKKDLGRPYQESLGRAVREQLNLLYVAWTRAREELYGFFPETARVSNPVVLKAMDQFLELDDDGIFEQGDTPSGTQPSMQAARPEPVALPPAEGKADLMGWLPRLRVYRHNLDDYFFNERMRGEVAHRVMEHMMVSGNDTADIERAMMLAVQDFPELGALSDADREKLHLDLRAMAEWALGDDRLREWLAHGVREPEVLTPGGEFKRFDLLVNGKPSVIVDFKTGRPDPHNEVQVREYMDILTGMDDYGAPRGFLVYLDLREIREVKGDA
- a CDS encoding nitronate monooxygenase, translating into MKLPSLNFGDITARLPIIQGGMGVGISLSGLASAVANEGGVGVIATSMIGMRDPLRAKDPEGADRRSLIDEIRKARAKMTDGLLGVNIMCALTNYGDMVRTSIREKVDVIISGAGLPMELPKYLREVSDEMKEELRTKLVPIVSSGRAASILCRKWASRFNYLPDGFVVEGPKAGGHLGFKAEQIDDPEYQLENILAQVVEAVQPYRDKHEKPIPVIAAGGVYTGEDIARYLEMGASGVQMGTRFVATEECDADMAFKQAYINAKAEDVTIIKSPVGMPGRALKNTFLDAVTAGLKHPKKCVHKCLHSCAEDKSPYCIAQALVNAYKGKLKNGFAFCGANAYLVDKIITVKELMGSLSEEAERKYQEVGQKIADTKEQAAQRLKDVLNK